The Coregonus clupeaformis isolate EN_2021a chromosome 3, ASM2061545v1, whole genome shotgun sequence genome includes a region encoding these proteins:
- the LOC121539480 gene encoding cytoplasmic polyadenylation element-binding protein 4 isoform X2 has protein sequence MDDYGFGVLVKNNGSGNKSAFPVRIPPHLQPQPSHLQPQPSHLNHPANPPSPPSFINSTSATNGGGSAWLFPSVAPHSNMQDEILDSDKAKALDLQDLQEKAQPQALSPGQQEAGGDLGELDGSLPEDGSMEKGSLETSSGKEKLRGGMDSPPVLGGFDYQDSLGMGTSGAQSTTTTSSLTSFNNWSPTIPSNPSPVIGEDVGGGFFGPAGSNANGPPMLFQNFSHHAGPGFGGAGGSFSPQIGPVSQHHPPPHHYHPHNQGVPPQHRRSPASPHPPQPSFPPHPHRSGAFNQLPHPAQSKPPSPWGSYQSPAPPTSTSWSPGGGGYGGWGGSQGVREYRRGLNGGVTALNSLSPLKKSFPNNQVPSQKYPRNNSGFNHKAWMEDSMSRTDNFPFQERTRSFDGFSMHSLENSLIDIMRAEQDSLKGRYGFSHQGGDGSLPMNARSYGRRRGHSNLFPMEDERSFGEDESGDQGLPDLGSAHCFPHLNGERVERYSRKVFVGGLPPDIDEDEITASFRRFGHLFVDWPHKAESKSYFPPKGYAFLLFQDESSVQALIDACIEEDGKLYLCVSSPTIKDKPVQIRPWNLNDSDFVMDGSQPLDPRKTIFVGGVPRPLRAVELAMIMDRLYGGVCYAGIDTDPELKYPKGAGRVAFSNQQSYIAAISARFVQLQHGEIDKRVEVKPYVLDDQLCDECQGTRCGGKFAPFFCANVTCLQYYCEYCWAAIHSRAGREFHKPLVKEGGDRPRHISFRWN, from the exons ATGGACGACTACGGCTTTGGAGTTCTGGTGAAGAATAACGGCAGTGGCAACAAATCTGCTTTCCCCGTGAGGATCCCCCCTCACCTCCAACCCCAGCCCTCCCACCTCCAACCCCAGCCCTCCCACCTCAACCACCCAGCCAATCCCCCCAGCCCCCCCTCATTCATCAACAGCACCTCGGCCACCAATGGAGGAGGTAGCGCCTGGCTGTTCCCCTCCGTAGCACCCCACAGTAACATGCAGGATGAGATCCTTGACTCCGACAAGGCCAAAGCCCTGGACCTCCAGGACCTGCAGGAGAAGGCCCAGCCGCAGGCCCTCTCCCCTGGGCAGCAAGAGGCCGGAGGTGACCTAGGGGAGCTGGATGGATCCCTACCCGAGGACGGCTCCATGGAGAAGGGCTCGTTGGAGACCAGTAGTGGGAAGGAGAAGCTTAGGGGTGGGATGGACTCTCCTCCAGTGTTGGGGGGGTTTGACTACCAGGACAGCCTGGGGATGGGGACGTCTGGAGCCcagtccaccaccaccacctcctccttgaCCTCCTTCAACAACTGGTCCCCGACCATACCTTCCAACCCCTCCCCCGTTATCGGCGAGGACGTCGGGGGTGGGTTCTTCGGCCCGGCTGGTTCCAACGCTAACGGACCCCCGATGCTGTTCCAGAACTTCTCCCACCACGCGGGGCCTGGCTTCGGAGGGGCGGGGGGCAGCTTCTCCCCCCAGATCGGCCCGGTCTCCCAGCACCACCCTCCTCCCCACCACTACCATCCCCACAACCAGGGGGTCCCCCCTCAGCACCGTCGCTCTCCAGcctccccccacccaccccagccctccttccctcctcaccCCCACCGCTCTGGAGCTTTCAATCAGCTTCCCCACCCGGCCCAGTCCAAGCCCCCCTCCCCTTGGGGAAGCTACCAGAGCCCTGCtcctcccacctccacctcctggAGCCCTGGGGGAGGTGGGTACGGTGGCTGGGGAGGGTCACAGGGGGTTCGAGAGTACCGCAGGGGCCTCAATGGAGGGGTGACGGCCCTCAACTCCCTCTCACCACTGAAGAAGTCTTTCCCCAACAACCAG GTTCCCTCTCAGAAGTATCCTCGTAATAACTCTGGGTTCAACCACAAGGCCTGGATGGAAGACAGCATGAGTCGCACTGACAACTTCCCTTTCCAG GAGAGAACCCGTTCCTTTGATGGCTTCAGCATGCACTCTCTGGAGAACAGTCTGATTGATATTATGAGGGCTGAACAGGATTCCTTGAAAG GTCGCTATGGTTTCTCTCACCAGGGTGGAGACGGGTCTTTGCCCATGAATG CTAGGAGCTATGGCAGAAGACGAG GTCACTCTAACTTGTTCCCCATGGAGGACGAGCGGTCCTTCGGAGAGGACGAGTCAGGTGACCAGGGACTTCCTGATTTAGGCTCTGCTCACTGTTTCCCGCACCTAAACGGAGAGCGAGTGGAGAGATACTCACGCAAGGTGTTTGTTGGAGGACTGCCCCCCGATATAGACGAAG ATGAGATCACTGCCAGTTTCCGCCGGTTTGGTCACCTGTTTGTCGATTGGCCCCACAAGGCTGAGAGCAAGTCCTATTTCCCACCCAAAG GTTATGCATTCTTACTGTTCCAAGACGAGAGCTCTGTCCAGGCTCTGATCGATGCCTGTATCGAGGAGGATGGCAAGCTCTACCTCTGTGTCTCCAGCCCCACCATCAAGGACAAGCCT GTCCAGATCCGTCCCTGGAACCTGAACGACAGTGACTTTGTGATGGACGGCTCTCAGcctctggaccccaggaagaccaTCTTCGTAGGGGGTGTGCCACGTCCTCTACGTGCAG TGGAGCTGGCCATGATAATGGATCGTCTGTACGGAGGAGTGTGTTATGCTGGCATCGACACGGACCCCGAGCTGAAGTACCCTAAAGGAGCGGGCCGTGTGGCATTCTCCAATCAGCAGAGCTACATCGCTGCTATCAGCGCTCGATTCGTTCAGCTGCAGCACGGCGAGATCGACAAACGG gtGGAAGTGAAGCCATACGTGCTGGATGACCAGCTGTGTGATGAGTGCCAGGGGACGCGCTGTGGAGGGAAGTTTGCTCCCTTCTTCTGCGCTAACGTCACCTGTCTCCAGTACTACTGTGAGTACTGTTGGGCTGCCATCCACTCCCGGGCCGGACGAGAGTTCCACAAGCCACTGGTCAAGGAGGGGGGAGACCGGCCCCGACACATATCCTTCAGGTGGAattag
- the LOC121539480 gene encoding cytoplasmic polyadenylation element-binding protein 4 isoform X1, with translation MDDYGFGVLVKNNGSGNKSAFPVRIPPHLQPQPSHLQPQPSHLNHPANPPSPPSFINSTSATNGGGSAWLFPSVAPHSNMQDEILDSDKAKALDLQDLQEKAQPQALSPGQQEAGGDLGELDGSLPEDGSMEKGSLETSSGKEKLRGGMDSPPVLGGFDYQDSLGMGTSGAQSTTTTSSLTSFNNWSPTIPSNPSPVIGEDVGGGFFGPAGSNANGPPMLFQNFSHHAGPGFGGAGGSFSPQIGPVSQHHPPPHHYHPHNQGVPPQHRRSPASPHPPQPSFPPHPHRSGAFNQLPHPAQSKPPSPWGSYQSPAPPTSTSWSPGGGGYGGWGGSQGVREYRRGLNGGVTALNSLSPLKKSFPNNQVPSQKYPRNNSGFNHKAWMEDSMSRTDNFPFQQERTRSFDGFSMHSLENSLIDIMRAEQDSLKGRYGFSHQGGDGSLPMNARSYGRRRGHSNLFPMEDERSFGEDESGDQGLPDLGSAHCFPHLNGERVERYSRKVFVGGLPPDIDEDEITASFRRFGHLFVDWPHKAESKSYFPPKGYAFLLFQDESSVQALIDACIEEDGKLYLCVSSPTIKDKPVQIRPWNLNDSDFVMDGSQPLDPRKTIFVGGVPRPLRAVELAMIMDRLYGGVCYAGIDTDPELKYPKGAGRVAFSNQQSYIAAISARFVQLQHGEIDKRVEVKPYVLDDQLCDECQGTRCGGKFAPFFCANVTCLQYYCEYCWAAIHSRAGREFHKPLVKEGGDRPRHISFRWN, from the exons ATGGACGACTACGGCTTTGGAGTTCTGGTGAAGAATAACGGCAGTGGCAACAAATCTGCTTTCCCCGTGAGGATCCCCCCTCACCTCCAACCCCAGCCCTCCCACCTCCAACCCCAGCCCTCCCACCTCAACCACCCAGCCAATCCCCCCAGCCCCCCCTCATTCATCAACAGCACCTCGGCCACCAATGGAGGAGGTAGCGCCTGGCTGTTCCCCTCCGTAGCACCCCACAGTAACATGCAGGATGAGATCCTTGACTCCGACAAGGCCAAAGCCCTGGACCTCCAGGACCTGCAGGAGAAGGCCCAGCCGCAGGCCCTCTCCCCTGGGCAGCAAGAGGCCGGAGGTGACCTAGGGGAGCTGGATGGATCCCTACCCGAGGACGGCTCCATGGAGAAGGGCTCGTTGGAGACCAGTAGTGGGAAGGAGAAGCTTAGGGGTGGGATGGACTCTCCTCCAGTGTTGGGGGGGTTTGACTACCAGGACAGCCTGGGGATGGGGACGTCTGGAGCCcagtccaccaccaccacctcctccttgaCCTCCTTCAACAACTGGTCCCCGACCATACCTTCCAACCCCTCCCCCGTTATCGGCGAGGACGTCGGGGGTGGGTTCTTCGGCCCGGCTGGTTCCAACGCTAACGGACCCCCGATGCTGTTCCAGAACTTCTCCCACCACGCGGGGCCTGGCTTCGGAGGGGCGGGGGGCAGCTTCTCCCCCCAGATCGGCCCGGTCTCCCAGCACCACCCTCCTCCCCACCACTACCATCCCCACAACCAGGGGGTCCCCCCTCAGCACCGTCGCTCTCCAGcctccccccacccaccccagccctccttccctcctcaccCCCACCGCTCTGGAGCTTTCAATCAGCTTCCCCACCCGGCCCAGTCCAAGCCCCCCTCCCCTTGGGGAAGCTACCAGAGCCCTGCtcctcccacctccacctcctggAGCCCTGGGGGAGGTGGGTACGGTGGCTGGGGAGGGTCACAGGGGGTTCGAGAGTACCGCAGGGGCCTCAATGGAGGGGTGACGGCCCTCAACTCCCTCTCACCACTGAAGAAGTCTTTCCCCAACAACCAG GTTCCCTCTCAGAAGTATCCTCGTAATAACTCTGGGTTCAACCACAAGGCCTGGATGGAAGACAGCATGAGTCGCACTGACAACTTCCCTTTCCAG cAGGAGAGAACCCGTTCCTTTGATGGCTTCAGCATGCACTCTCTGGAGAACAGTCTGATTGATATTATGAGGGCTGAACAGGATTCCTTGAAAG GTCGCTATGGTTTCTCTCACCAGGGTGGAGACGGGTCTTTGCCCATGAATG CTAGGAGCTATGGCAGAAGACGAG GTCACTCTAACTTGTTCCCCATGGAGGACGAGCGGTCCTTCGGAGAGGACGAGTCAGGTGACCAGGGACTTCCTGATTTAGGCTCTGCTCACTGTTTCCCGCACCTAAACGGAGAGCGAGTGGAGAGATACTCACGCAAGGTGTTTGTTGGAGGACTGCCCCCCGATATAGACGAAG ATGAGATCACTGCCAGTTTCCGCCGGTTTGGTCACCTGTTTGTCGATTGGCCCCACAAGGCTGAGAGCAAGTCCTATTTCCCACCCAAAG GTTATGCATTCTTACTGTTCCAAGACGAGAGCTCTGTCCAGGCTCTGATCGATGCCTGTATCGAGGAGGATGGCAAGCTCTACCTCTGTGTCTCCAGCCCCACCATCAAGGACAAGCCT GTCCAGATCCGTCCCTGGAACCTGAACGACAGTGACTTTGTGATGGACGGCTCTCAGcctctggaccccaggaagaccaTCTTCGTAGGGGGTGTGCCACGTCCTCTACGTGCAG TGGAGCTGGCCATGATAATGGATCGTCTGTACGGAGGAGTGTGTTATGCTGGCATCGACACGGACCCCGAGCTGAAGTACCCTAAAGGAGCGGGCCGTGTGGCATTCTCCAATCAGCAGAGCTACATCGCTGCTATCAGCGCTCGATTCGTTCAGCTGCAGCACGGCGAGATCGACAAACGG gtGGAAGTGAAGCCATACGTGCTGGATGACCAGCTGTGTGATGAGTGCCAGGGGACGCGCTGTGGAGGGAAGTTTGCTCCCTTCTTCTGCGCTAACGTCACCTGTCTCCAGTACTACTGTGAGTACTGTTGGGCTGCCATCCACTCCCGGGCCGGACGAGAGTTCCACAAGCCACTGGTCAAGGAGGGGGGAGACCGGCCCCGACACATATCCTTCAGGTGGAattag
- the LOC121539480 gene encoding cytoplasmic polyadenylation element-binding protein 4 isoform X3, whose amino-acid sequence MDDYGFGVLVKNNGSGNKSAFPVRIPPHLQPQPSHLQPQPSHLNHPANPPSPPSFINSTSATNGGGSAWLFPSVAPHSNMQDEILDSDKAKALDLQDLQEKAQPQALSPGQQEAGGDLGELDGSLPEDGSMEKGSLETSSGKEKLRGGMDSPPVLGGFDYQDSLGMGTSGAQSTTTTSSLTSFNNWSPTIPSNPSPVIGEDVGGGFFGPAGSNANGPPMLFQNFSHHAGPGFGGAGGSFSPQIGPVSQHHPPPHHYHPHNQGVPPQHRRSPASPHPPQPSFPPHPHRSGAFNQLPHPAQSKPPSPWGSYQSPAPPTSTSWSPGGGGYGGWGGSQGVREYRRGLNGGVTALNSLSPLKKSFPNNQVPSQKYPRNNSGFNHKAWMEDSMSRTDNFPFQQERTRSFDGFSMHSLENSLIDIMRAEQDSLKGRYGFSHQGGDGSLPMNGHSNLFPMEDERSFGEDESGDQGLPDLGSAHCFPHLNGERVERYSRKVFVGGLPPDIDEDEITASFRRFGHLFVDWPHKAESKSYFPPKGYAFLLFQDESSVQALIDACIEEDGKLYLCVSSPTIKDKPVQIRPWNLNDSDFVMDGSQPLDPRKTIFVGGVPRPLRAVELAMIMDRLYGGVCYAGIDTDPELKYPKGAGRVAFSNQQSYIAAISARFVQLQHGEIDKRVEVKPYVLDDQLCDECQGTRCGGKFAPFFCANVTCLQYYCEYCWAAIHSRAGREFHKPLVKEGGDRPRHISFRWN is encoded by the exons ATGGACGACTACGGCTTTGGAGTTCTGGTGAAGAATAACGGCAGTGGCAACAAATCTGCTTTCCCCGTGAGGATCCCCCCTCACCTCCAACCCCAGCCCTCCCACCTCCAACCCCAGCCCTCCCACCTCAACCACCCAGCCAATCCCCCCAGCCCCCCCTCATTCATCAACAGCACCTCGGCCACCAATGGAGGAGGTAGCGCCTGGCTGTTCCCCTCCGTAGCACCCCACAGTAACATGCAGGATGAGATCCTTGACTCCGACAAGGCCAAAGCCCTGGACCTCCAGGACCTGCAGGAGAAGGCCCAGCCGCAGGCCCTCTCCCCTGGGCAGCAAGAGGCCGGAGGTGACCTAGGGGAGCTGGATGGATCCCTACCCGAGGACGGCTCCATGGAGAAGGGCTCGTTGGAGACCAGTAGTGGGAAGGAGAAGCTTAGGGGTGGGATGGACTCTCCTCCAGTGTTGGGGGGGTTTGACTACCAGGACAGCCTGGGGATGGGGACGTCTGGAGCCcagtccaccaccaccacctcctccttgaCCTCCTTCAACAACTGGTCCCCGACCATACCTTCCAACCCCTCCCCCGTTATCGGCGAGGACGTCGGGGGTGGGTTCTTCGGCCCGGCTGGTTCCAACGCTAACGGACCCCCGATGCTGTTCCAGAACTTCTCCCACCACGCGGGGCCTGGCTTCGGAGGGGCGGGGGGCAGCTTCTCCCCCCAGATCGGCCCGGTCTCCCAGCACCACCCTCCTCCCCACCACTACCATCCCCACAACCAGGGGGTCCCCCCTCAGCACCGTCGCTCTCCAGcctccccccacccaccccagccctccttccctcctcaccCCCACCGCTCTGGAGCTTTCAATCAGCTTCCCCACCCGGCCCAGTCCAAGCCCCCCTCCCCTTGGGGAAGCTACCAGAGCCCTGCtcctcccacctccacctcctggAGCCCTGGGGGAGGTGGGTACGGTGGCTGGGGAGGGTCACAGGGGGTTCGAGAGTACCGCAGGGGCCTCAATGGAGGGGTGACGGCCCTCAACTCCCTCTCACCACTGAAGAAGTCTTTCCCCAACAACCAG GTTCCCTCTCAGAAGTATCCTCGTAATAACTCTGGGTTCAACCACAAGGCCTGGATGGAAGACAGCATGAGTCGCACTGACAACTTCCCTTTCCAG cAGGAGAGAACCCGTTCCTTTGATGGCTTCAGCATGCACTCTCTGGAGAACAGTCTGATTGATATTATGAGGGCTGAACAGGATTCCTTGAAAG GTCGCTATGGTTTCTCTCACCAGGGTGGAGACGGGTCTTTGCCCATGAATG GTCACTCTAACTTGTTCCCCATGGAGGACGAGCGGTCCTTCGGAGAGGACGAGTCAGGTGACCAGGGACTTCCTGATTTAGGCTCTGCTCACTGTTTCCCGCACCTAAACGGAGAGCGAGTGGAGAGATACTCACGCAAGGTGTTTGTTGGAGGACTGCCCCCCGATATAGACGAAG ATGAGATCACTGCCAGTTTCCGCCGGTTTGGTCACCTGTTTGTCGATTGGCCCCACAAGGCTGAGAGCAAGTCCTATTTCCCACCCAAAG GTTATGCATTCTTACTGTTCCAAGACGAGAGCTCTGTCCAGGCTCTGATCGATGCCTGTATCGAGGAGGATGGCAAGCTCTACCTCTGTGTCTCCAGCCCCACCATCAAGGACAAGCCT GTCCAGATCCGTCCCTGGAACCTGAACGACAGTGACTTTGTGATGGACGGCTCTCAGcctctggaccccaggaagaccaTCTTCGTAGGGGGTGTGCCACGTCCTCTACGTGCAG TGGAGCTGGCCATGATAATGGATCGTCTGTACGGAGGAGTGTGTTATGCTGGCATCGACACGGACCCCGAGCTGAAGTACCCTAAAGGAGCGGGCCGTGTGGCATTCTCCAATCAGCAGAGCTACATCGCTGCTATCAGCGCTCGATTCGTTCAGCTGCAGCACGGCGAGATCGACAAACGG gtGGAAGTGAAGCCATACGTGCTGGATGACCAGCTGTGTGATGAGTGCCAGGGGACGCGCTGTGGAGGGAAGTTTGCTCCCTTCTTCTGCGCTAACGTCACCTGTCTCCAGTACTACTGTGAGTACTGTTGGGCTGCCATCCACTCCCGGGCCGGACGAGAGTTCCACAAGCCACTGGTCAAGGAGGGGGGAGACCGGCCCCGACACATATCCTTCAGGTGGAattag
- the LOC121539480 gene encoding cytoplasmic polyadenylation element-binding protein 4 isoform X4, whose amino-acid sequence MDDYGFGVLVKNNGSGNKSAFPVRIPPHLQPQPSHLQPQPSHLNHPANPPSPPSFINSTSATNGGGSAWLFPSVAPHSNMQDEILDSDKAKALDLQDLQEKAQPQALSPGQQEAGGDLGELDGSLPEDGSMEKGSLETSSGKEKLRGGMDSPPVLGGFDYQDSLGMGTSGAQSTTTTSSLTSFNNWSPTIPSNPSPVIGEDVGGGFFGPAGSNANGPPMLFQNFSHHAGPGFGGAGGSFSPQIGPVSQHHPPPHHYHPHNQGVPPQHRRSPASPHPPQPSFPPHPHRSGAFNQLPHPAQSKPPSPWGSYQSPAPPTSTSWSPGGGGYGGWGGSQGVREYRRGLNGGVTALNSLSPLKKSFPNNQVPSQKYPRNNSGFNHKAWMEDSMSRTDNFPFQERTRSFDGFSMHSLENSLIDIMRAEQDSLKGRYGFSHQGGDGSLPMNGHSNLFPMEDERSFGEDESGDQGLPDLGSAHCFPHLNGERVERYSRKVFVGGLPPDIDEDEITASFRRFGHLFVDWPHKAESKSYFPPKGYAFLLFQDESSVQALIDACIEEDGKLYLCVSSPTIKDKPVQIRPWNLNDSDFVMDGSQPLDPRKTIFVGGVPRPLRAVELAMIMDRLYGGVCYAGIDTDPELKYPKGAGRVAFSNQQSYIAAISARFVQLQHGEIDKRVEVKPYVLDDQLCDECQGTRCGGKFAPFFCANVTCLQYYCEYCWAAIHSRAGREFHKPLVKEGGDRPRHISFRWN is encoded by the exons ATGGACGACTACGGCTTTGGAGTTCTGGTGAAGAATAACGGCAGTGGCAACAAATCTGCTTTCCCCGTGAGGATCCCCCCTCACCTCCAACCCCAGCCCTCCCACCTCCAACCCCAGCCCTCCCACCTCAACCACCCAGCCAATCCCCCCAGCCCCCCCTCATTCATCAACAGCACCTCGGCCACCAATGGAGGAGGTAGCGCCTGGCTGTTCCCCTCCGTAGCACCCCACAGTAACATGCAGGATGAGATCCTTGACTCCGACAAGGCCAAAGCCCTGGACCTCCAGGACCTGCAGGAGAAGGCCCAGCCGCAGGCCCTCTCCCCTGGGCAGCAAGAGGCCGGAGGTGACCTAGGGGAGCTGGATGGATCCCTACCCGAGGACGGCTCCATGGAGAAGGGCTCGTTGGAGACCAGTAGTGGGAAGGAGAAGCTTAGGGGTGGGATGGACTCTCCTCCAGTGTTGGGGGGGTTTGACTACCAGGACAGCCTGGGGATGGGGACGTCTGGAGCCcagtccaccaccaccacctcctccttgaCCTCCTTCAACAACTGGTCCCCGACCATACCTTCCAACCCCTCCCCCGTTATCGGCGAGGACGTCGGGGGTGGGTTCTTCGGCCCGGCTGGTTCCAACGCTAACGGACCCCCGATGCTGTTCCAGAACTTCTCCCACCACGCGGGGCCTGGCTTCGGAGGGGCGGGGGGCAGCTTCTCCCCCCAGATCGGCCCGGTCTCCCAGCACCACCCTCCTCCCCACCACTACCATCCCCACAACCAGGGGGTCCCCCCTCAGCACCGTCGCTCTCCAGcctccccccacccaccccagccctccttccctcctcaccCCCACCGCTCTGGAGCTTTCAATCAGCTTCCCCACCCGGCCCAGTCCAAGCCCCCCTCCCCTTGGGGAAGCTACCAGAGCCCTGCtcctcccacctccacctcctggAGCCCTGGGGGAGGTGGGTACGGTGGCTGGGGAGGGTCACAGGGGGTTCGAGAGTACCGCAGGGGCCTCAATGGAGGGGTGACGGCCCTCAACTCCCTCTCACCACTGAAGAAGTCTTTCCCCAACAACCAG GTTCCCTCTCAGAAGTATCCTCGTAATAACTCTGGGTTCAACCACAAGGCCTGGATGGAAGACAGCATGAGTCGCACTGACAACTTCCCTTTCCAG GAGAGAACCCGTTCCTTTGATGGCTTCAGCATGCACTCTCTGGAGAACAGTCTGATTGATATTATGAGGGCTGAACAGGATTCCTTGAAAG GTCGCTATGGTTTCTCTCACCAGGGTGGAGACGGGTCTTTGCCCATGAATG GTCACTCTAACTTGTTCCCCATGGAGGACGAGCGGTCCTTCGGAGAGGACGAGTCAGGTGACCAGGGACTTCCTGATTTAGGCTCTGCTCACTGTTTCCCGCACCTAAACGGAGAGCGAGTGGAGAGATACTCACGCAAGGTGTTTGTTGGAGGACTGCCCCCCGATATAGACGAAG ATGAGATCACTGCCAGTTTCCGCCGGTTTGGTCACCTGTTTGTCGATTGGCCCCACAAGGCTGAGAGCAAGTCCTATTTCCCACCCAAAG GTTATGCATTCTTACTGTTCCAAGACGAGAGCTCTGTCCAGGCTCTGATCGATGCCTGTATCGAGGAGGATGGCAAGCTCTACCTCTGTGTCTCCAGCCCCACCATCAAGGACAAGCCT GTCCAGATCCGTCCCTGGAACCTGAACGACAGTGACTTTGTGATGGACGGCTCTCAGcctctggaccccaggaagaccaTCTTCGTAGGGGGTGTGCCACGTCCTCTACGTGCAG TGGAGCTGGCCATGATAATGGATCGTCTGTACGGAGGAGTGTGTTATGCTGGCATCGACACGGACCCCGAGCTGAAGTACCCTAAAGGAGCGGGCCGTGTGGCATTCTCCAATCAGCAGAGCTACATCGCTGCTATCAGCGCTCGATTCGTTCAGCTGCAGCACGGCGAGATCGACAAACGG gtGGAAGTGAAGCCATACGTGCTGGATGACCAGCTGTGTGATGAGTGCCAGGGGACGCGCTGTGGAGGGAAGTTTGCTCCCTTCTTCTGCGCTAACGTCACCTGTCTCCAGTACTACTGTGAGTACTGTTGGGCTGCCATCCACTCCCGGGCCGGACGAGAGTTCCACAAGCCACTGGTCAAGGAGGGGGGAGACCGGCCCCGACACATATCCTTCAGGTGGAattag